In the Mycolicibacterium thermoresistibile genome, one interval contains:
- a CDS encoding SDR family NAD(P)-dependent oxidoreductase, which translates to MTTPATEHRVAVVTGASSGIGEATAKVLAAQGFHVVCVARRAELVEALAAEISGTASVTDVTDRAAVEALADQLDRVDVLVNNAGGAKGLEPVAEADLDHWRWMWETNVLGTLHVTRALLPKLIASGDGLIVTVTSIAAFEIYDGGAGYTAAKHAQSALHRTLRGELLGKPVRLTEIQPGMVETEFSLVRFDGDREKADAVYQGLTPLVAEDIAEVIGFAASRPPHVNLDQIVIRPRDQASATRKFTRPAGE; encoded by the coding sequence ATGACAACACCAGCAACCGAACACCGGGTCGCGGTGGTCACCGGAGCCAGCTCCGGAATCGGTGAAGCGACCGCGAAAGTTCTTGCCGCACAGGGTTTTCACGTCGTCTGCGTGGCTCGCCGAGCGGAGCTGGTCGAAGCGCTCGCAGCCGAGATCAGCGGAACCGCGAGCGTGACCGACGTCACAGACCGGGCCGCCGTGGAGGCGCTGGCCGACCAGCTCGACCGCGTCGACGTCCTGGTCAACAACGCCGGCGGCGCCAAGGGTCTGGAACCGGTGGCCGAGGCGGATCTGGACCACTGGCGGTGGATGTGGGAGACCAACGTGCTGGGCACCTTGCATGTCACGCGCGCCCTGCTGCCCAAGCTGATCGCCTCCGGCGACGGCCTCATCGTCACGGTGACCTCCATCGCGGCCTTCGAGATCTACGACGGCGGCGCCGGTTACACCGCGGCCAAACACGCCCAGAGCGCGCTGCACCGCACCCTGCGCGGCGAGCTGCTCGGGAAACCGGTGCGGCTCACCGAAATCCAGCCCGGAATGGTGGAGACCGAGTTCTCGCTGGTGCGGTTCGACGGAGACCGGGAGAAGGCCGACGCGGTGTATCAGGGTTTGACCCCGCTGGTCGCCGAGGACATCGCCGAGGTGATCGGTTTCGCGGCGTCCCGACCGCCGCACGTCAACCTGGACCAGATCGTGATCCGACCGCGTGATCAGGCCTCCGCCACCCGCAAGTTCACCCGCCCGGCCGGGGAGTAG
- a CDS encoding thioesterase family protein — MVDSTVEPGSTSFTDAMTLTTVSEGPERCEYDGELNEHWTIGPKVHGGAMLALCAQAARSAHAVGRDGAGRNGEVGTVQPVAVSANYLWAPDPGPMRLRATVHKRGRRVSLVDVELTQGDRTAVRAAVTLAEPEHEAEPLLSVNPVVTRMTPEPPPGLEPIGPGHPMADIVHLARGCDIRPALHTLEPRSDGGPPVVEMWVRPRDAAPDVLFALMCGDVSAPVTYAVQRFGWAPTVQLTAYLRGLPADGWLRVICTTMQIGQDWFDEDHVVVDHAGRIIVQTRQLAMVPQR, encoded by the coding sequence ATGGTCGACAGCACGGTCGAGCCCGGATCCACCTCGTTCACCGACGCCATGACCCTCACCACGGTGAGCGAGGGTCCCGAACGGTGCGAATACGACGGGGAACTCAACGAGCACTGGACCATCGGCCCGAAGGTGCACGGCGGTGCGATGCTGGCGCTGTGTGCGCAGGCCGCGCGCAGCGCGCACGCCGTCGGCCGGGACGGTGCCGGCCGCAACGGTGAGGTCGGGACCGTGCAGCCGGTGGCGGTGAGCGCCAACTACCTGTGGGCCCCCGACCCGGGCCCGATGCGGCTGCGGGCCACGGTGCACAAACGCGGCCGCCGGGTCAGCCTGGTGGATGTCGAACTGACCCAGGGGGACCGCACCGCGGTGCGGGCCGCGGTGACGCTGGCCGAACCCGAACACGAGGCCGAACCGCTGTTGTCGGTCAACCCCGTGGTGACCCGGATGACCCCCGAACCGCCGCCCGGTCTGGAACCTATCGGCCCGGGCCATCCGATGGCCGACATCGTGCACCTGGCCCGTGGCTGCGACATCCGCCCGGCGCTGCACACGCTGGAGCCCCGCAGCGACGGCGGCCCGCCCGTGGTGGAGATGTGGGTGCGGCCCCGCGACGCTGCGCCCGATGTGCTGTTCGCGCTGATGTGCGGGGATGTCTCGGCGCCGGTGACGTACGCGGTGCAGCGGTTCGGCTGGGCGCCCACCGTGCAGCTCACCGCCTACCTGCGCGGGCTGCCGGCCGACGGCTGGCTGCGGGTCATCTGCACCACCATGCAGATCGGCCAGGACTGGTTCGACGAGGACCACGTCGTGGTCGATCACGCCGGCCGCATCATCGTGCAGACCCGCCAGTTGGCCATGGTGCCGCAGCGCTAG
- the mshA gene encoding D-inositol-3-phosphate glycosyltransferase — MTTAGPLDPPIPQRVAVLSVHTSPLHQPGTGDAGGLNVYVLQSALELARRGVEVEIFTRATSSADRPVVPVAPGVLVRNVVAGPFEGLDKYDLPTQLCAFTAGVLRAEATHEPGYYDIVHSHYWLSGQVGWLARDRWAVPLVHTAHTLAAVKNAALAEGDSPEPPLRVVGEQQVVDEADRLIVNTEHEAQQLVSMHQADPDRIDVVHPGVDLSTFTPGDRQAARRALGLSDDEQVVAFVGRIQPLKAPDILLRAAVRLTDSHPRLRIVVAGGPSGSGLGAPDSLIRLAEELDIGAHVTFLPPQSRDELVNVYRAADLVAVPSYSESFGLVAVEAQACGTPVVAAAVGGLPVAVRDGVTGQLVDGHDVGDWAETIGGLLDRDTTAMRRAAIAHAGTFSWSNTVDALLASYGRAIADYRAAHRRPEPSVRRNGRRFTMRRGVRA; from the coding sequence CTGACGACCGCTGGTCCGCTGGACCCGCCGATTCCGCAACGGGTGGCGGTGCTATCCGTGCACACCTCGCCGCTCCACCAGCCCGGCACCGGTGACGCCGGCGGCCTGAACGTCTACGTGCTGCAGTCCGCGCTGGAGCTCGCCCGCCGCGGTGTCGAGGTGGAGATCTTCACCCGCGCCACCTCGTCGGCGGACCGGCCGGTGGTCCCGGTGGCGCCCGGCGTGCTGGTCCGCAATGTGGTGGCGGGGCCGTTCGAGGGTCTGGACAAGTACGATCTGCCCACCCAGCTGTGCGCGTTCACCGCGGGCGTGCTGCGCGCGGAGGCCACCCACGAACCCGGCTACTACGACATCGTGCACTCGCACTACTGGCTGTCCGGGCAGGTGGGCTGGCTGGCCCGGGACCGCTGGGCGGTGCCGTTGGTGCACACCGCCCACACCCTGGCAGCGGTGAAGAACGCCGCGCTGGCGGAGGGCGACAGTCCCGAACCGCCGTTGCGGGTGGTGGGTGAACAACAGGTCGTCGACGAGGCCGACCGGCTCATCGTCAACACCGAACACGAAGCCCAACAACTGGTTTCGATGCACCAGGCCGACCCGGACCGGATCGATGTGGTGCATCCGGGGGTGGATCTGAGCACCTTCACCCCGGGTGATCGGCAGGCCGCCCGCCGGGCGCTCGGCCTGTCCGACGACGAACAGGTGGTGGCGTTCGTCGGCCGGATCCAGCCGCTCAAGGCGCCCGACATCCTGCTGCGGGCTGCGGTGCGGCTCACCGACAGCCACCCCCGGCTGCGGATCGTGGTGGCCGGCGGGCCGTCGGGCAGTGGACTGGGCGCCCCCGATTCGCTGATCAGGTTGGCCGAAGAACTGGATATCGGGGCGCATGTGACCTTCCTGCCGCCGCAGTCCCGGGACGAGCTGGTCAACGTGTACCGCGCCGCCGACCTGGTCGCGGTGCCGAGCTATTCGGAGTCGTTCGGCCTGGTCGCCGTCGAGGCCCAGGCGTGCGGGACACCGGTTGTGGCCGCCGCGGTGGGCGGACTGCCGGTGGCGGTGCGCGACGGCGTGACCGGGCAGCTCGTCGACGGCCACGATGTCGGAGACTGGGCCGAGACCATCGGTGGCCTGCTGGATCGCGACACCACCGCGATGCGCCGCGCCGCGATCGCCCACGCCGGGACCTTCTCGTGGTCCAACACCGTGGACGCGCTGCTGGCCAGCTACGGCCGGGCGATCGCCGACTACCGGGCCGCGCATCGCCGTCCGGAGCCGTCGGTCCGGCGCAACGGCCGGCGTTTCACGATGCGACGGGGAGTACGGGCATGA
- a CDS encoding L,D-transpeptidase, whose product MTPSGASAGPDGRDRHGPPVLNRRRALGLLALGVTAPAALAACVGDVGSPAEPTPALTFEPAADSVDVLPTAPVRAVVADGRFDRISLTNPDGKVVAGVLNPDRTVFTTTEPLGYGRTYTWAGTAVGPDGREVPVAGAFTTVAPAVQVTGRFQLADGQVVGVAAPIILQFDAPVGDKAAVERALRVTTEPAVEGGWAWLPDEAAGSRVHWRPREYYPAGTRVHVDAPLYGVAFGSGAFGAADATLDFSIGRYQLVRAHAPAHRLQVLTDAGVVMDFPCSYGEGNLPRNITRSGIHVVTEKHTDFYMSNPAAGYANVHMRHAVRISNNGEFIHANPGSIGAQGNSNVTNGCINMSPADAEQYFHSAVYGDPVEVTGTSIPLSHADGDIWDWTVPWADWLAMSAISTGPAPPDLPESAPATPPDAPVTTPRPGG is encoded by the coding sequence GTGACCCCCAGCGGTGCGAGCGCCGGCCCGGACGGCCGCGACCGCCACGGGCCGCCGGTGCTGAACCGGCGGCGCGCGCTGGGTCTGCTCGCGCTCGGTGTCACCGCCCCCGCGGCGCTCGCGGCATGTGTGGGTGACGTCGGATCGCCGGCCGAACCGACGCCGGCGCTCACCTTCGAACCCGCTGCCGACAGCGTCGACGTGCTGCCCACCGCACCCGTCCGCGCGGTGGTCGCCGACGGCCGGTTCGACCGGATCAGCCTCACCAACCCCGACGGCAAGGTCGTCGCGGGCGTCCTCAACCCGGACCGCACCGTGTTCACCACCACCGAGCCGCTCGGTTACGGCCGCACCTACACCTGGGCCGGTACGGCGGTCGGCCCCGACGGCCGGGAGGTGCCGGTCGCCGGCGCGTTCACCACGGTGGCACCCGCGGTGCAGGTGACCGGCCGGTTCCAGCTCGCCGACGGTCAGGTGGTCGGGGTGGCCGCGCCGATCATCCTCCAGTTCGACGCGCCGGTCGGCGACAAGGCCGCCGTCGAGCGGGCGCTGCGGGTGACCACCGAACCCGCGGTCGAGGGCGGCTGGGCGTGGCTGCCCGACGAGGCCGCCGGCTCGCGGGTGCACTGGCGGCCCCGCGAGTACTACCCGGCCGGCACCCGCGTCCACGTCGACGCACCGCTGTACGGGGTGGCGTTCGGCTCCGGCGCATTCGGCGCCGCCGACGCCACCCTGGATTTCAGCATCGGCCGGTATCAGCTGGTCCGGGCCCACGCGCCGGCGCACCGGCTGCAGGTGCTCACCGACGCCGGTGTGGTGATGGACTTCCCGTGCAGTTACGGCGAGGGCAACCTGCCGCGCAACATCACCCGCAGCGGAATCCACGTCGTCACCGAGAAACACACCGACTTCTACATGTCCAACCCGGCCGCCGGATACGCCAACGTGCACATGCGGCACGCGGTGCGGATCTCCAACAACGGCGAATTCATCCACGCCAATCCGGGCAGCATCGGGGCCCAGGGCAACAGCAACGTCACCAACGGCTGCATCAACATGTCCCCGGCCGATGCCGAGCAGTACTTCCACAGCGCCGTCTACGGCGACCCGGTGGAGGTGACCGGCACCTCGATTCCGTTGTCGCACGCCGACGGGGACATCTGGGACTGGACCGTCCCGTGGGCCGACTGGCTCGCGATGTCGGCGATCAGCACCGGCCCCGCGCCGCCGGACCTGCCGGAATCCGCCCCGGCCACCCCGCCGGACGCGCCGGTGACTACTCCCCGGCCGGGCGGGTGA
- a CDS encoding YbjN domain-containing protein yields MSREVEEDIERTLTEHGLSYQRHEGAHGGPPGIVVALPGERRLTTNAIFTVGEHSVRVEAFVCRKPDENHEGVYRFLLKRNRKLYGVAYTLDKLGDIYLVGRIALHAVTPDELDRVMGQILEAVDHDFNKLLELGFRSSIQKEWEWRVARGESLKNLRAFEHLIDDE; encoded by the coding sequence ATGAGTCGCGAGGTGGAAGAGGACATCGAGCGCACCCTCACCGAGCACGGGCTGTCCTATCAACGGCACGAGGGCGCGCACGGCGGGCCGCCCGGCATCGTGGTGGCGTTGCCGGGGGAGCGGCGGCTGACCACGAACGCGATCTTCACGGTCGGTGAGCACTCGGTACGGGTCGAGGCGTTCGTCTGCCGCAAGCCGGACGAGAACCACGAGGGCGTCTACCGGTTCCTGCTCAAACGCAACCGCAAGCTCTACGGCGTGGCCTACACCCTCGACAAGCTCGGCGACATCTACCTGGTGGGCCGGATCGCGCTGCACGCGGTGACCCCCGACGAGCTGGACCGGGTGATGGGGCAGATCCTGGAGGCCGTCGACCACGACTTCAACAAGCTGCTGGAACTGGGCTTCCGCTCGTCGATCCAGAAAGAGTGGGAGTGGCGGGTGGCCCGCGGGGAGTCGCTGAAGAATCTGCGGGCGTTCGAGCACCTGATCGACGACGAGTGA
- a CDS encoding response regulator transcription factor, with amino-acid sequence MTSVLIVEDEESLADPLAFLLRKEGFETTIVTDGPSALAEFERSGADIILLDLMLPGMSGTDVCRRLRAKSKVPVIMVTARDSEIDKVVGLELGADDYVTKPYSARELIARIRAVLRRGSDLDGADVDDSVLEAGPVRMDVDRHVVTVRGEPITLPLKEFELLEYLLRNSGRVLTRGQLIDRVWGADYVGDTKTLDVHVKRLRSKIEEDPANPVHLVTVRGLGYKLEG; translated from the coding sequence ATGACCAGCGTGTTGATCGTGGAGGACGAGGAGTCCCTTGCCGATCCCCTGGCATTCCTGCTGCGCAAGGAGGGCTTCGAGACCACGATCGTCACCGACGGCCCGTCCGCCCTGGCCGAGTTCGAGCGTTCGGGTGCCGACATCATCCTGCTCGACCTGATGCTGCCCGGTATGAGCGGCACCGATGTGTGCCGCCGGCTGCGGGCCAAGTCCAAGGTTCCGGTGATCATGGTCACCGCCCGCGACTCCGAGATCGACAAGGTGGTCGGGCTGGAGCTGGGCGCCGACGACTATGTCACCAAACCGTATTCGGCGCGGGAGCTGATCGCCCGGATCCGTGCGGTGCTGCGCCGCGGCTCCGACCTCGACGGCGCCGACGTCGACGACTCGGTGCTGGAGGCCGGCCCGGTCCGGATGGATGTCGACCGGCACGTGGTCACCGTCCGGGGCGAACCGATCACATTGCCGCTCAAGGAGTTCGAACTGCTCGAGTATCTGCTGCGCAACAGCGGCCGGGTGCTCACCCGGGGGCAGTTGATCGACCGGGTGTGGGGCGCCGACTATGTCGGTGACACCAAAACCCTTGACGTGCACGTGAAACGGCTGCGCTCCAAGATCGAGGAGGACCCGGCCAACCCGGTGCACCTGGTCACCGTGCGTGGTCTGGGTTACAAGCTGGAGGGCTGA
- a CDS encoding sugar phosphate isomerase/epimerase family protein, translating to MRPAIKVGLSTASVYPLRTEAAFEYAARLGYDGVELMVWAESVSQDIDAVARLSKRYGVPVLSVHAPCLLITQRVWGANPVAKLERSVRAAEKLGAQTVVVHPPFRWQRRYAEGFTDQVAELEASSDVLVAVENMFPFRADRFFGAGEASIERMRKRGGKPGPGISAFAPSYDPLDGNHAHYTLDLSHTATAGTDAMDMARRMGDGLAHLHLCDGSGASVDEHLVPGRGTQPAAEICQMLAAGDFTGHVILEVTTSRARNADEREALLTESLQFARQHLLR from the coding sequence GTGCGCCCTGCCATCAAGGTCGGATTGTCGACCGCCTCGGTCTACCCGCTGCGGACCGAGGCCGCCTTCGAATACGCCGCCCGCCTCGGCTATGACGGTGTCGAGCTCATGGTGTGGGCCGAGTCGGTCAGCCAGGACATCGACGCCGTGGCACGGCTGTCCAAGCGCTACGGCGTGCCGGTGCTGTCGGTGCATGCGCCGTGCCTGTTAATCACCCAGCGGGTGTGGGGTGCGAACCCGGTTGCCAAGCTGGAGCGCAGCGTGCGCGCCGCCGAGAAACTGGGAGCCCAGACGGTGGTGGTGCATCCACCGTTCCGGTGGCAGCGCCGGTACGCCGAGGGGTTCACCGATCAGGTGGCCGAACTCGAGGCGTCCAGCGACGTGCTCGTCGCGGTGGAGAACATGTTCCCGTTCCGCGCCGATCGGTTCTTCGGGGCGGGTGAGGCGTCGATCGAGCGGATGCGCAAGCGCGGCGGCAAGCCCGGCCCGGGGATCTCCGCGTTCGCGCCGTCCTACGATCCGCTGGACGGCAACCACGCGCACTACACGCTGGACCTGTCGCACACCGCGACGGCCGGCACCGACGCGATGGACATGGCGCGGCGCATGGGAGACGGCCTGGCGCATCTGCACCTGTGCGACGGCAGCGGCGCCTCGGTCGACGAACACCTGGTGCCCGGCCGCGGAACCCAGCCGGCGGCGGAGATCTGCCAGATGCTGGCCGCCGGCGACTTCACCGGGCATGTGATTCTGGAGGTCACCACCTCGCGGGCGCGCAACGCCGACGAACGCGAGGCACTGCTCACCGAATCGCTGCAGTTCGCCCGTCAGCACCTGCTGCGCTGA
- a CDS encoding phosphoglyceromutase has translation MGNGATLILLRHGESDWNAKNLFTGWVDVDLTDKGRAEAVRAGELMAELDRLPDVVYTSLLRRAITTANLALDRADRHWIPVHRSWRLNERHYGALQGLNKAETKEKYGEEQFMAWRRSYDTPPPPIERGSTYSQDGDPRYADIDGGPLTECLADVVARFVPYYEQTIVPDLRAGKTVLIAAHGNSLRALVKYLDGMSDEEVVGLNIPTGIPLRYDLDENLKPKVVGGQYLDPEAAAAGAAAVAAQGAK, from the coding sequence ATGGGAAACGGTGCCACGCTGATTCTGCTCCGCCACGGTGAGAGTGACTGGAACGCCAAGAACCTGTTCACCGGCTGGGTCGACGTCGACCTCACCGACAAGGGCCGCGCCGAAGCGGTGCGTGCCGGGGAGTTGATGGCCGAGCTCGACCGGCTGCCCGACGTGGTCTACACCTCGCTGCTGCGCCGCGCCATCACCACCGCCAACCTGGCGCTGGACCGGGCGGACCGGCACTGGATCCCCGTCCACCGCAGCTGGCGGCTCAACGAACGCCACTACGGCGCGCTGCAGGGGCTGAACAAGGCCGAGACCAAGGAGAAATACGGCGAAGAGCAGTTCATGGCCTGGCGGCGCAGCTACGACACCCCGCCCCCACCCATCGAGCGGGGCAGCACGTACAGCCAGGACGGCGACCCGCGCTACGCCGACATCGACGGCGGTCCGCTGACCGAATGCCTGGCCGACGTGGTCGCCCGGTTCGTGCCCTACTACGAGCAGACCATCGTGCCGGATCTGCGGGCCGGCAAGACGGTGCTGATCGCCGCGCACGGCAACTCGCTGCGGGCGCTGGTGAAGTACCTCGACGGCATGTCCGACGAGGAGGTCGTCGGCCTCAACATCCCGACCGGGATCCCGCTTCGCTACGACCTGGACGAGAACCTCAAACCGAAGGTCGTCGGCGGGCAGTATCTGGACCCGGAGGCCGCCGCGGCCGGAGCCGCCGCCGTCGCGGCCCAGGGCGCGAAGTAA
- a CDS encoding ROK family transcriptional regulator → MARTANTVSTPRTASSLLRPAGVTASRTRRPLVSRQRVVAPSLRVADAAAASVFEAARLRGPIARDAIAKATGLSIATVNRQVIALLEAGLLRERPDLAVSGAIGRPRVPVEVDHDPYLTLGIHIGARTTSIAATDLFGRTLDVVETPTPRGAQPGAVASLAESARRYLSRWHRRRPLWVGVAAGGVFDVTTGHLDHPLLGWTDAPVGPVLAETLGLPVSVAPHLDAMAAAELLLGRSRRRGTTSLFMYARETVGYALSIAGRVHSPAAGPGTIAALPVNSDLLGGTGQLETTVSDQAVVTAARRLNVIPPEGPASTIAAVLRAAQRGDSTARELLDERARVLGESLALLRDMLNPDEVVVGGQAFTDYPAGMETLTAAFTTRSVLPPLEIRTTAFGNRVQEAGAGVVSLGSLYADPIGAMRRALDAPRTSARVLTGQHATG, encoded by the coding sequence GTGGCCCGCACTGCCAACACCGTCAGCACCCCCCGAACCGCTTCATCGCTGCTCCGCCCCGCCGGCGTCACGGCGTCGCGCACCCGCCGCCCGCTGGTGTCCCGCCAGCGCGTCGTCGCGCCGTCCCTGCGGGTCGCCGACGCCGCCGCGGCCTCGGTCTTCGAAGCCGCCCGGCTGCGCGGCCCGATCGCCCGCGACGCCATCGCCAAGGCCACCGGCCTGAGCATCGCCACGGTGAACCGCCAGGTCATCGCCCTGCTGGAGGCCGGTCTGTTGCGTGAACGCCCCGACCTCGCGGTGTCCGGGGCGATCGGCCGGCCCCGGGTGCCGGTCGAGGTCGACCACGACCCCTACCTGACCCTGGGCATCCACATCGGGGCCCGCACCACCAGCATCGCCGCCACCGACCTGTTCGGGCGCACCCTGGACGTGGTGGAGACCCCCACCCCGCGTGGAGCGCAGCCGGGCGCGGTGGCGTCGCTGGCCGAGAGCGCGCGCCGCTACCTGAGCCGGTGGCACCGTCGCCGGCCGCTGTGGGTCGGAGTCGCCGCCGGGGGTGTCTTCGACGTCACCACCGGCCACCTCGACCATCCGCTGCTCGGCTGGACCGACGCGCCGGTCGGCCCGGTGCTGGCCGAGACGCTGGGACTGCCGGTGTCGGTGGCCCCGCATCTGGACGCGATGGCCGCCGCCGAACTGCTGCTCGGCCGGTCCCGCCGACGCGGGACGACCAGCCTGTTCATGTACGCCCGGGAAACCGTCGGCTACGCGCTGAGCATCGCCGGGCGGGTGCACTCACCCGCGGCCGGACCCGGCACCATCGCCGCGCTGCCGGTGAACTCCGACCTGCTCGGCGGCACCGGTCAGCTGGAGACCACGGTCAGCGATCAGGCCGTCGTCACCGCGGCCCGCCGGCTGAACGTCATCCCGCCCGAGGGCCCGGCGTCGACGATCGCCGCGGTCCTGCGGGCCGCCCAGCGTGGAGACAGCACCGCCCGCGAACTGCTCGACGAGCGGGCCCGGGTGCTCGGCGAGTCGCTGGCGTTGCTGCGCGACATGCTCAACCCCGACGAGGTGGTGGTCGGCGGCCAGGCGTTCACCGACTACCCGGCCGGGATGGAAACGCTGACCGCGGCCTTCACCACGCGGTCGGTGCTGCCGCCGCTGGAGATCCGCACCACCGCCTTCGGCAACCGGGTGCAGGAGGCCGGCGCCGGCGTGGTTTCGCTGGGCAGCCTGTACGCCGACCCGATCGGCGCCATGCGGCGCGCCCTGGACGCACCGCGCACATCGGCGCGGGTGCTGACCGGTCAGCATGCGACCGGCTGA
- a CDS encoding sensor histidine kinase translates to MSVVSALQLAVGALLALAVGVGIGAGLIPRLQERRRARAAEQAGLTVSEMLRHIVSAAPVGIIVVDTFRDVVYSNEQARQLNLVRDGLIDDKTWEAVQQTLITGADGDVDLSEVRTPSWGWPGRSANRSTPRSIRGHVRLLTDEDRRFAVVYINDESEHARMEATRRDFVANVSHELKTPVGALKVLAEALLASADDEETVRRFADRMVAESTRLADMIGELIDLSRLQGGEPLPDLTAVDVDTVVAEALSRHKVAADNADITIITDPPSGYRVRGDLGLLVTAVANLVSNAIAYSPNGSTVSISRQRRGGFVEISVTDRGIGIAPEDQERVFERFFRVDKARSRATGGTGLGLAIVKHVAANHNGTIRLWSQPGTGSTFTLSIPAYPDSDVASDEREDQKQS, encoded by the coding sequence GTGAGCGTGGTTTCCGCGCTGCAGTTGGCAGTCGGGGCACTACTCGCATTGGCCGTCGGAGTCGGCATCGGTGCGGGTTTGATCCCACGGCTGCAGGAACGCCGTCGCGCCCGCGCCGCCGAACAGGCCGGCCTCACCGTATCCGAGATGCTCCGGCACATCGTTTCCGCAGCTCCGGTGGGCATCATCGTCGTCGACACGTTCCGCGACGTGGTGTACTCCAACGAACAGGCCCGTCAGCTCAACCTGGTTCGCGACGGGTTGATCGACGACAAGACGTGGGAAGCCGTCCAACAGACCCTGATCACCGGCGCCGACGGTGACGTGGACCTGTCCGAGGTGAGAACACCGAGCTGGGGCTGGCCCGGCCGGTCGGCCAACCGGTCCACCCCACGGTCGATCCGCGGGCATGTGCGCCTGCTGACCGACGAGGACCGCCGGTTCGCCGTCGTCTACATCAACGACGAGTCCGAACACGCTCGCATGGAAGCCACCCGGCGCGACTTCGTGGCCAACGTCAGCCACGAGCTCAAGACCCCGGTCGGGGCGCTCAAGGTGCTCGCCGAGGCGCTGCTCGCCTCGGCCGACGACGAGGAGACCGTGCGCCGCTTCGCCGACCGGATGGTCGCCGAATCCACCCGGCTGGCCGACATGATCGGAGAGCTGATCGATCTGTCCCGGCTGCAGGGCGGCGAACCGTTGCCGGATCTGACCGCGGTCGACGTCGACACCGTGGTCGCCGAGGCGTTGTCGCGGCACAAGGTGGCCGCCGACAACGCCGACATCACCATCATCACCGACCCGCCGAGCGGCTACCGGGTCCGCGGCGACTTGGGCCTGCTGGTGACCGCCGTGGCTAACCTGGTGTCGAATGCGATCGCATACTCGCCCAACGGATCCACCGTGTCGATCAGCAGACAGCGGCGGGGCGGATTCGTCGAGATCTCGGTCACCGACCGGGGGATCGGAATCGCTCCCGAGGATCAGGAGCGGGTGTTCGAACGATTCTTCCGTGTCGACAAGGCACGGTCCCGGGCCACCGGCGGCACCGGGCTGGGGTTGGCGATCGTCAAACACGTGGCCGCCAACCACAACGGAACGATCCGGCTGTGGAGTCAGCCGGGCACCGGGTCGACGTTCACGTTGTCGATCCCGGCCTACCCCGATTCCGATGTCGCATCGGATGAGCGAGAGGACCAGAAACAGTCATGA
- a CDS encoding Ppx/GppA phosphatase family protein: MRLGVLDVGSNTVHLLIVDARRGGHPTPMSSTKASLRLAEQIDGSGKITRKGADKLISTIGEFARIAASSGCAELMAFATSAVRDATNTEEVLERVRAETGVSLQVLRGVDESRLTFLAVRRWYGWSAGRIINIDIGGGSLELSNGVDEEPDVALSLPLGAGRLSREWLPDDPPGRRRVAMLRDWLATELAEPAATVLAAGSPDLVVASSKTFHSLARLTGAAPSAAGPRVRRTVTATGLRQVIAFISRMTTADRAELEGVSADRAPQIVAGALIAEAAMKALEVETVDICPWALREGLILRKLDSEAVGGSGTDHPFDVGGADNPATIDADQFATVSPSAREAGAMHPASTTSPAGPRGNTR, translated from the coding sequence GTGCGATTGGGAGTGCTCGATGTGGGCAGCAACACGGTCCATCTGCTGATCGTGGATGCCCGCCGGGGCGGTCACCCCACCCCGATGAGCTCGACCAAGGCGTCGCTGCGGCTGGCCGAGCAGATCGACGGCTCCGGGAAGATCACCCGCAAGGGCGCCGACAAACTGATCAGCACCATCGGCGAGTTCGCCAGGATCGCGGCGAGCTCGGGCTGCGCCGAGCTGATGGCGTTCGCCACGTCGGCGGTGCGCGACGCCACCAACACCGAGGAGGTGTTGGAGCGGGTGCGCGCCGAGACCGGCGTCTCCCTTCAGGTGCTGCGCGGCGTGGACGAGTCCCGGCTCACCTTCCTGGCGGTGCGGCGCTGGTACGGCTGGAGCGCCGGCCGGATCATCAACATCGACATCGGCGGCGGTTCGCTCGAGCTGTCCAACGGGGTCGACGAGGAACCCGACGTGGCGTTGTCGCTGCCGCTGGGCGCGGGCCGGCTCAGCCGCGAGTGGCTGCCCGACGATCCGCCCGGGCGGCGCCGGGTGGCGATGCTGCGGGACTGGCTGGCCACCGAGCTGGCGGAGCCCGCCGCCACGGTGCTGGCGGCCGGTTCGCCGGACCTGGTGGTGGCCTCGTCGAAGACCTTCCACTCGCTGGCCCGGCTCACCGGGGCGGCGCCGTCCGCGGCCGGTCCGCGGGTCAGACGGACCGTCACCGCGACGGGCTTGCGGCAGGTCATCGCGTTCATCTCTAGGATGACGACGGCTGACCGTGCGGAATTGGAAGGGGTGAGTGCCGACCGGGCTCCACAGATTGTGGCCGGAGCATTGATAGCCGAGGCGGCTATGAAGGCGCTGGAGGTCGAGACCGTCGACATCTGCCCCTGGGCTTTGCGAGAGGGGCTGATTTTGCGGAAACTCGACAGTGAGGCCGTCGGCGGAAGCGGAACGGACCATCCGTTCGACGTCGGCGGGGCGGACAACCCAGCCACCATCGACGCCGACCAATTCGCCACGGTGTCACCGTCCGCGCGAGAGGCCGGGGCCATGCACCCGGCGTCGACGACCAGCCCAGCCGGGCCCAGAGGCAACACACGATGA